A single Phragmites australis chromosome 4, lpPhrAust1.1, whole genome shotgun sequence DNA region contains:
- the LOC133916219 gene encoding aspartic proteinase nepenthesin-1-like — MKQLQKIAIVPLLFEKTVLLLPFLALIISCCDAAALRLHATHADAGRGLTNRELLHRMAVRSKARAVRLLSGRAASARVDPGPYTDGVPDTEYLVHLAVGTPPQPVQLILDTGSDLVWTQCQPCQACFDQTLPYFDTFNSSTFALLSCHLPMCHNLPWSSCGKQNWGNNTCVYVYSYGDNSITTGHLDADTFTFAAADGTGQASVPGLAFGCGLFNNGIFRSNETGIAGFGRGALSLPSQLKVENFSYCFTAITGSEPSTVLLGAPTNLYSNAGVVVQSTPLIQNSSSSLSAYYISLKGITVGSTRLPIPESAFALKQDGTGGTIIDSGTGMTSLPQDAYKLVHDAFVAQVKLPVRNSTASSFTQLCFSAPPRAKPDVPKLVLHFEAATLDLPRENYMFEIEDTGGSFTCLAINAGDGLTIIGNYQQQNMHVLYDLANNKLSFVPAQCNRL, encoded by the coding sequence ATGAAGCAGCTTCAGAAGATAGCTATCGTACCGCTTTTGTTCGAAAAGACAGTTCTCCTACTGCCGTTCCTTGCACTGATCATATCTTGCTGCGATGCGGCAGCCCTGAGGCTGCACGCTACCCACGCCGACGCTGGCCGCGGCCTCACCAACCGCGAGCTGCTGCACCGCATGGCCGTGCGGAGCAAGGCTCGTGCTGTGCGGCTGCTTTCGGGCCGCGCTGCGAGCGCCCGCGTAGACCCGGGACCTTACACCGACGGCGTCCCCGATACGGAGTACCTGGTGCACCTGGCCGTCGGCACGCCGCCGCAGCCCGTGCAGCTCATCCTCGACACTGGGAGCGACCTCGTCTGGACGCAGTGCCAGCCGTGCCAAGCCTGCTTCGACCAGACGCTCCCCTACTTCGACACGTTCAACTCCTCCACGTTCGCCTTGCTCTCATGCCACTTGCCCATGTGTCACAACCTGCCCTGGTCTTCCTGCGGCAAGCAGAACTGGGGCAACAACACGTGTGTCTACGTCTACTCCTACGGCGACAACTCCATAACGACCGGCCACCTCGACGCTGATACCTTCACATTCGCGGCCGCCGATGGCACCGGCCAGGCCTCCGTACCCGGCCTGGCCTTCGGTTGCGGTCTCTTCAACAACGGAATTTTCAGGTCCAACGAGACCGGCATCGCCGGCTTTGGCCGCGGCGCGTTGTCCCTGCCGTCGCAGCTCAAAGTGGAAAACTTCTCCTACTGTTTCACTGCCATAACGGGATCGGAACCTAGCACCGTCCTGCTCGGCGCTCCGACCAACCTCTACAGCAACGCCGGTGTCGTCGTCCAGTCTACTCCTCTCATCCAAAACTCTTCGTCATCTCTCAGCGCGTATTATATCTCCCTCAAGGGCATAACGGTCGGCTCGACGAGGCTGCCGATCCCGGAGTCGGCGTTCGCGCTGAAGCAGgacgggacgggcggcacgaTCATCGACTCCGGCACCGGCATGACGTCTCTGCCCCAAGACGCGTACAAGCTCGTGCACGACGCGTTCGTCGCCCAGGTGAAGCTCCCTGTGCGCAACTCGACGGCTTCGTCGTTCACCCAGCTTTGCTTCTCGGCGCCACCGCGGGCGAAGCCTGACGTGCCGAAGCTGGTGCTGCACTTTGAGGCCGCTACGCTGGACTTGCCGCGGGAGAACTACATGTTTGAGATCGAAGACACGGGGGGCAGCTTCACCTGCCTTGCGATCAACGCTGGGGATGGCCTGACCATCATAGGCAACTATCAGCAGCAGAACATGCACGTACTCTACGACCTGGCCAATAACAAGTTATCCTTCGTCCCTGCTCAATGCAATCGGCTTTAG
- the LOC133916221 gene encoding ABC transporter I family member 20-like, whose protein sequence is MAPTVEISHLSFTYPGIDGSPPPGAPPLIEDVCFSLDVSQRCLLLGSNGAGKTTILKILGGKHMVDPSMVRILGRSAFHDTALTSSGDLCYLGGEWRRDVAFAGYQVNIQMDISAEKMLFGVAGVDPKRRDELIKILDIDLAWRMHKASDGQRRRVQICMGLLKPFKVLLLDEITVDLDVLARANLLTYLKKECEERSATIIYATHIFDGLDDWPTHIVYIAHGKLQLALPLDKVKEMSQLSLMRTVETWLRKERDEDRRRRKERKEKGLPEFDKVVEGSRVVGDPAKSAARVVNNGWAAGRLTSTIAGEENFIFSSNSVLRQ, encoded by the exons ATGGCGCCAACGGTGGAGATCAGCCACCTCTCCTTCACCTACCCTGGCATCGACGGCAGCCCGCCGCCCGGCGCGCCGCCGCTCATCGAGGACGTCTGCTTCTCCCTCGACGTCAGCCAACgatgcctcctcctcggctccaACGGCGCGG GCAAGACGACGATACTGAAGATATTGGGCGGGAAGCACATGGTGGATCCGAGCATGGTGCGGATCCTGGGCAGGTCCGCCTTCCACGACACGGCGCTCACCTCCTCCGGAGACCTATGCTACCTCGGTGGCGAG TGGAGACGCGACGTGGCCTTCGCCGGCTACCAGGTGAATATTCAGATGGACATATCGGCGGAGAAGATGCTTTTTGGTGTTGCTGGTGTTGATCCAAAGAGGAGAGATGAGCTTATCAAG ATTTTGGATATTGACCTTGCCTGGCGCATGCACAAGGCATCAGATGGTCAGAGGAGACGAGTCCAGATTTGCATGGGACTTCTTAAGCCATTCAAG GTTCTCCTTCTTGATGAGATTACTGTTGATCTGGATGTGTTGGCAAGAGCAAATCTGTTGACATATCTAAAGAAGGAATGCGAGGAAAGAAGTGCAACAATCATCTATGCCACACATATTTTTGATGGCCTTGATGATTGGCCAACACACATT GTTTACATTGCTCATGGGAAGCTGCAATTAGCACTGCCTTTGGATAAGGTTAAAGAAATGAGCCAGTTATCTCTCATG AGAACAGTGGAGACCTGGTTGAGGAAAGAAAGAGATGAggacaggaggaggagaaaggagcGAAAGGAGAAAGGCCTCCCGGAGTTCGACAAAGTTGTTGAGGGCAGCCGCGTTGTAGGAGATCCAGCAAAGAGCGCTGCTAGAGTAGTAAACAACGGGTGGGCAGCCGGAAGGCTCACCTCAACTATCGCAGGAGAGGAGAACTTCATTTTCAGCTCTAACAGCGTCCTTAGGCAATGA